Proteins found in one Planctomicrobium piriforme genomic segment:
- a CDS encoding class II fumarate hydratase: MSDYRIEKDSMGDVKVPAQAYFGAQTQRAVENFPVSGWNLHPALIHAMGLVKYACGVANRDLDKLTGSGKTPLNRDQVAAMLNAALEVADGKFDDQFPIDIFQTGSGTSSNMNCNEVISNRAIEMTGGDRFTAKKPVHPNDHVNMGQSTNDTFPTTIHVAAAIAINEKLIPALKKFHKVLSKKASEWDQIIKIGRTHLADATPLRLGQEFGGFARQLELSIERAAKALDAVCELPVGGTAVGSGINTHPEFGCRVAEVLAEKTNISFVEAENHFEANAQRDGLVECHGQLKTIATTLLNVANNIRWLGSGPRCGFYEVMIPDLQPGSSIMPGKVNPVMCESLMQVCARVIGNDACITLSGAIGGNFQLNIMMPVMGQSTLESITLLAEGTNAFVNLCAEGLEANVEACEAGVEKSLSMVTSLNPLIGYEKAAQLAKEAFKTGKTIRELCKEQKILEEDVLNAALDPMSMTEPQA; encoded by the coding sequence ATGTCTGATTACCGCATTGAAAAAGACTCGATGGGCGATGTGAAAGTTCCCGCCCAGGCATACTTTGGCGCCCAGACCCAACGAGCGGTCGAAAACTTCCCGGTCTCGGGCTGGAACCTGCACCCGGCACTGATTCATGCGATGGGGCTGGTGAAGTACGCCTGCGGAGTCGCGAACCGGGATCTCGACAAACTCACTGGCTCAGGCAAAACGCCCCTCAATCGCGATCAGGTCGCCGCGATGCTGAATGCGGCTCTCGAAGTGGCCGACGGAAAGTTCGACGACCAGTTTCCGATCGACATCTTCCAGACCGGCTCTGGCACCAGCAGCAACATGAACTGCAACGAAGTCATTTCGAACCGGGCGATCGAAATGACGGGGGGTGATCGCTTCACGGCGAAAAAGCCGGTGCATCCCAATGACCACGTCAACATGGGGCAGAGCACCAACGACACCTTCCCGACGACGATTCACGTCGCAGCGGCGATTGCGATCAACGAGAAGCTGATTCCGGCGCTGAAGAAGTTCCACAAGGTGCTGTCGAAGAAGGCGTCGGAATGGGACCAGATCATCAAGATCGGCCGCACGCATCTGGCCGATGCGACCCCGTTGCGACTGGGACAGGAGTTCGGCGGCTTCGCCCGGCAACTGGAATTGTCGATCGAACGCGCCGCGAAAGCGCTCGACGCCGTCTGCGAACTTCCCGTTGGCGGCACGGCGGTTGGCTCAGGGATTAACACGCATCCAGAATTCGGCTGCCGCGTCGCAGAAGTACTCGCCGAGAAAACAAACATCTCGTTCGTCGAAGCCGAGAATCACTTCGAAGCCAACGCTCAGCGGGACGGACTGGTCGAGTGTCACGGGCAATTGAAGACGATCGCCACCACTCTGCTGAACGTCGCCAACAACATTCGCTGGCTCGGTTCAGGTCCGCGCTGCGGCTTCTATGAAGTGATGATTCCCGACCTGCAGCCGGGCAGCTCGATCATGCCGGGTAAGGTCAACCCGGTGATGTGCGAGAGCCTGATGCAGGTGTGTGCCCGAGTGATTGGCAACGACGCCTGTATCACGCTGAGCGGCGCTATCGGCGGCAACTTCCAGCTCAACATCATGATGCCGGTCATGGGGCAGTCGACGCTGGAATCGATCACATTGCTGGCTGAAGGGACAAACGCCTTCGTGAACCTGTGTGCGGAAGGTCTCGAAGCCAACGTCGAAGCCTGTGAGGCGGGGGTCGAGAAGAGCCTGTCGATGGTGACGAGCCTGAACCCGTTGATCGGCTACGAAAAAGCCGCCCAGTTGGCGAAAGAAGCGTTCAAGACCGGCAAGACGATCCGCGAACTGTGCAAGGAACAGAAGATTCTGGAGGAAGACGTGCTGAACGCGGCACTCGACCCGATGAGCATGACGGAGCCGCAGGCGTGA